The Verrucomicrobiota bacterium genome has a window encoding:
- a CDS encoding ABC transporter ATP-binding protein: protein MARVVIEHLDKTFLGPKKEEIPALKDLSLYVEDKELLVLVGPSGCGKTTLLRTIAGLEEPTRGGISIDGQMINRVPAKDRDVAMVFQNYALYPHMTVFENMAFGLKLRKYAKPEIEARVAETAALLGLQRCLDRRPGALSGGERQRVALGRAIVHKPKVFLLDEPLSNLDAALRAQMRVELARLHTRLGVTMIYVTHDQVEAMTLGHRIAVLNEGRIQQVAEPLELYRRPGNLFVAGFIGSPPMNFIRGELLTKSGGCVFATRTDNFAAGLDALLIQLPPRFKTALGQVERRAVVLGVRPEDIGLQPVTSATAGRSDGVAAIQAAVEVVEPRGPETYLFLSAGAQTLTARVAPDFPCRPGQTVAVSFAPEKAHLFDANTEEVLDPSHYGLLP, encoded by the coding sequence ATGGCGCGGGTCGTTATCGAACATCTGGACAAGACCTTCCTCGGCCCGAAAAAGGAGGAAATTCCGGCGCTCAAGGATCTGAGCCTCTACGTCGAGGACAAGGAACTCCTGGTGCTGGTGGGACCGTCGGGGTGTGGCAAGACCACTTTGCTCCGCACGATCGCGGGCCTGGAGGAGCCGACCCGAGGCGGCATCTCTATCGACGGCCAAATGATCAACCGCGTCCCCGCGAAAGACCGGGACGTCGCAATGGTCTTCCAGAACTACGCATTGTATCCGCACATGACGGTCTTCGAGAACATGGCGTTCGGTCTCAAGTTGCGGAAGTATGCGAAGCCCGAGATTGAGGCGCGGGTGGCAGAAACGGCCGCGCTGTTGGGTTTGCAGCGTTGCCTGGATCGACGGCCCGGCGCGTTGTCGGGCGGCGAACGCCAGCGCGTCGCTCTGGGCCGGGCGATAGTGCATAAACCGAAGGTCTTTCTTCTCGACGAGCCGCTATCCAATCTGGACGCCGCGTTGCGCGCCCAAATGCGCGTGGAGTTGGCGCGCCTCCACACTCGCCTGGGAGTCACCATGATTTACGTCACGCACGATCAGGTCGAGGCGATGACCCTCGGCCACCGGATCGCAGTCCTAAACGAAGGAAGGATTCAGCAAGTCGCCGAACCGTTGGAGTTGTATCGCCGTCCGGGCAATTTGTTTGTGGCGGGCTTCATCGGCTCGCCGCCGATGAACTTCATCCGGGGTGAACTGTTGACCAAGAGCGGCGGTTGTGTTTTCGCAACCCGCACGGACAACTTTGCCGCTGGCCTGGATGCGTTGCTGATTCAATTGCCGCCGCGTTTCAAGACTGCCCTGGGACAGGTCGAGAGACGGGCGGTTGTGCTCGGAGTTCGACCCGAAGATATCGGCCTGCAACCGGTGACGAGTGCCACAGCGGGTCGTTCGGATGGCGTCGCGGCAATCCAGGCGGCGGTTGAGGTGGTTGAGCCGCGCGGACCGGAGACGTATCTTTTCCTCTCGGCCGGCGCTCAAACATTGACCGCGCGCGTGGCGCCGGATTTTCCGTGCCGGCCCGGCCAGACTGTCGCGGTTTCTTTTGCCCCGGAGAAGGCTCACCTATTCGACGCGAACACTGAAGAGGTCCTCGACCCCAGCCATTATGGTCTGCTTCCATGA
- a CDS encoding glycosyltransferase family 2 protein, protein MAFRPLQRQIPEWDRKQPKGCGPCSFRFMGYWHGFLAVETSHEPTHTSFPGGELNAATSNEAPPPGREQEPGAVQRFNARSSFGEFLPQTTDNLPQYQVSVIILNYQGAPWIERCLDSLRRQTLFAAAEIIVADNASTDGSDKLAEKLTQSWPNARVMQHGKNLGYCEGNNRAAQAARGQYLFFLNNDAWLEPDCLATLLAEVRSQRANAATPLVLNYDDNTVQPIWGAGFDVFGLPSFATRYDQSRDLFMPPGCCFLVEREWFERIGGFDKALFMYADELDLSWRLWIAGGRAIAVARARLHHHLAANVNPEGGRMSEVRTSATKRFYTNRNVLLVLLKNCRNVLLLLVPLQLALWIAEAFASLLLIRRGSFVRRAYVDALAECWRLRPHVLSERRRIGQFRRRGDFWMLRFLRWRLNRWEELRRVLRHGPPKVAGD, encoded by the coding sequence GTGGCCTTTAGGCCGCTTCAACGCCAAATTCCAGAGTGGGACCGGAAGCAGCCTAAAGGCTGCGGTCCGTGCAGTTTTCGGTTCATGGGCTATTGGCACGGCTTCTTGGCCGTGGAAACTTCCCATGAACCAACCCACACCTCCTTCCCAGGAGGGGAACTGAACGCTGCGACGTCGAACGAAGCCCCGCCTCCTGGGAGGGAGCAGGAGCCGGGGGCGGTGCAGAGGTTCAATGCACGAAGCTCCTTCGGAGAATTCCTGCCTCAAACCACGGATAATTTGCCTCAATACCAGGTCAGCGTCATCATTCTGAACTATCAAGGCGCGCCATGGATCGAGCGTTGCCTCGATTCCCTGCGGCGGCAGACGCTTTTTGCTGCGGCTGAAATCATCGTGGCGGACAATGCCTCGACGGACGGATCGGACAAACTCGCGGAGAAACTGACTCAATCCTGGCCGAACGCGCGTGTCATGCAGCACGGGAAGAACCTGGGCTATTGCGAAGGGAACAATCGCGCGGCGCAGGCGGCGCGTGGCCAGTATCTGTTCTTCCTGAACAACGACGCCTGGCTGGAGCCCGATTGTCTGGCTACCTTGCTGGCGGAAGTGCGAAGTCAGCGCGCGAACGCCGCCACGCCACTCGTGCTGAATTACGATGACAACACGGTCCAGCCGATCTGGGGCGCCGGGTTCGACGTTTTTGGATTGCCCAGCTTTGCCACGCGCTACGACCAAAGCCGCGATCTCTTCATGCCGCCCGGATGCTGTTTCCTCGTCGAGCGGGAATGGTTTGAGCGCATCGGTGGATTCGACAAGGCTTTGTTCATGTATGCGGACGAGTTGGATTTGTCCTGGCGGCTTTGGATCGCCGGGGGGCGCGCCATCGCGGTTGCGCGCGCGCGCTTGCACCATCATCTGGCGGCGAACGTGAATCCGGAAGGCGGGCGCATGAGCGAAGTGCGAACCAGCGCCACCAAGCGTTTCTACACGAATCGCAACGTGCTGCTCGTGCTGCTCAAGAACTGCCGGAATGTGCTGCTCCTTCTCGTCCCGCTGCAACTCGCGCTGTGGATTGCGGAGGCCTTCGCGAGTTTGCTGCTGATCCGGCGCGGGTCATTCGTTCGGAGGGCTTACGTGGACGCTTTGGCCGAATGCTGGCGCTTGAGGCCGCACGTGCTTTCCGAGCGCCGCCGCATTGGCCAGTTCCGCCGCCGCGGCGATTTCTGGATGCTGCGCTTTCTGCGCTGGCGTTTGAATCGCTGGGAGGAACTGCGGCGCGTGCTCCGTCATGGTCCGCCGAAGGTTGCCGGGGACTGA
- a CDS encoding hydrogenase: MADGAIPTSIKVHAPPPELERPPLVLNQRNLGWISDKVASVAEGKTPLWWWIAFVPSSLMLLIGVICVTYQISTGVGVWGLHHPVMWAWDITNFVFWIGIGHAGTLISAILFLLRQRWRTSINRAAEAMTIFAVMCAGLFPLIHVGRAWLDWWMLPFPNSNGPIWPQFRSPLTWDVFAVSTYFTVSALFWYMGLIPDLAIMRDRARSKVRKFLYGLFALGWTGSNRHWSNYEKAYLLLAGLSTPLVLSVHSIVSFDFAVAQLPGWHTTIFPPYFVAGAVFSGFGMVLTLMIPLRSLCHLEEVITVRHIDLMCKVTLATGSIVGYAYSTEFFIAYYGGNPYELAAFINRATGPYWWAYWIMVTCNVVLPQLFWFKKIRTNVIAVFILSITVNIGMWFERFVIIATTLAREFMPSNWGYFIPTWVDIFTFVGTFGLFLTFFLLFVRFLPVLAISEVKGVTPQADPHHPMGGARIGGHH; the protein is encoded by the coding sequence ATGGCTGACGGCGCGATTCCCACTTCAATCAAAGTTCACGCTCCGCCGCCAGAACTGGAGCGTCCGCCGCTGGTTCTCAATCAGCGAAACCTGGGGTGGATTTCCGACAAAGTCGCTTCGGTCGCGGAGGGAAAAACACCCCTCTGGTGGTGGATCGCTTTCGTTCCGAGCAGTCTGATGCTCCTGATCGGAGTGATCTGCGTGACTTACCAGATTTCCACAGGTGTGGGCGTCTGGGGCTTGCACCATCCGGTCATGTGGGCGTGGGATATCACCAATTTCGTGTTCTGGATCGGCATCGGCCACGCCGGGACGCTCATTTCGGCGATCCTTTTCCTGCTCCGGCAACGCTGGCGGACTTCGATCAACCGCGCGGCGGAAGCCATGACGATTTTCGCGGTCATGTGCGCGGGCCTGTTTCCGTTGATTCACGTCGGGCGCGCCTGGCTTGACTGGTGGATGCTGCCGTTCCCGAACTCCAACGGCCCGATCTGGCCGCAGTTCCGTTCGCCGTTGACATGGGATGTATTCGCGGTTTCCACCTATTTCACGGTTTCAGCGCTCTTCTGGTACATGGGGCTGATCCCAGACCTGGCCATTATGCGGGATCGAGCCCGGAGCAAAGTCCGGAAGTTTCTCTACGGTCTGTTCGCGCTGGGCTGGACCGGATCGAATCGCCACTGGAGCAATTACGAGAAGGCGTACCTGCTGCTCGCCGGTCTTTCCACCCCGCTGGTTTTGTCCGTCCACAGCATTGTGTCCTTTGACTTCGCAGTCGCGCAGTTGCCCGGATGGCACACGACGATCTTCCCGCCTTACTTCGTGGCCGGGGCTGTCTTTTCTGGATTCGGGATGGTGCTCACGCTGATGATTCCTTTGCGTTCGCTGTGTCATCTGGAGGAAGTGATCACGGTTCGGCACATTGATCTGATGTGCAAAGTCACGCTGGCGACCGGTTCAATTGTTGGCTATGCCTATTCGACGGAGTTTTTCATCGCGTACTACGGAGGCAATCCTTACGAACTGGCGGCTTTCATTAATCGCGCGACCGGGCCGTATTGGTGGGCCTACTGGATCATGGTCACCTGCAATGTCGTTTTGCCTCAGCTTTTCTGGTTCAAGAAGATCCGGACCAACGTGATTGCCGTGTTCATCCTTTCCATCACGGTGAACATCGGAATGTGGTTCGAGCGTTTCGTGATCATTGCCACGACCCTCGCGCGCGAGTTTATGCCTTCCAACTGGGGTTACTTCATTCCAACGTGGGTGGACATTTTCACGTTCGTCGGGACTTTCGGCCTGTTTCTGACTTTCTTCTTGCTGTTCGTGCGTTTCTTGCCGGTGCTGGCGATTTCCGAAGTCAAGGGCGTCACCCCGCAAGCAGACCCGCACCATCCGATGGGCGGCGCAAGAATTGGAGGGCACCACTGA
- a CDS encoding c-type cytochrome: MNSDRKHSSPNAPSKGGASSGSGLNQPLVETEPTAGHAESPVWLVVLLGVLLFWAQLYIENYAGGFNPQVYEPYRTYAQVEQANPKDEAGELIAKGEVLYTQLCVACHQGNGMGSPGQFPPLAGSEWVIGSPDRLIRIVLHGPTGPFKVKGVDWNPATAMVPFGSAFPPDQVDANIAAILTFIRQSWGNKAPPIKLEDVKRVREETKDRAAPWTMDELLKIPETQ, from the coding sequence ATGAATTCAGATCGGAAACACAGTTCGCCGAATGCCCCATCGAAGGGCGGAGCTTCATCCGGCAGCGGCTTGAACCAGCCGCTGGTCGAAACCGAACCAACCGCTGGGCACGCGGAGTCTCCCGTCTGGCTGGTGGTGCTGCTGGGCGTTTTGCTTTTCTGGGCGCAGTTGTACATCGAAAACTATGCTGGCGGATTCAATCCTCAGGTGTACGAGCCTTACCGAACTTACGCTCAGGTCGAGCAGGCGAATCCCAAGGATGAGGCAGGAGAACTGATTGCCAAGGGAGAAGTTCTCTATACCCAACTCTGTGTCGCTTGCCATCAAGGGAACGGGATGGGGAGTCCCGGTCAATTCCCTCCTTTGGCGGGGTCTGAGTGGGTCATCGGGAGCCCGGACCGGCTTATCCGAATCGTGCTTCATGGACCGACCGGCCCTTTCAAAGTGAAAGGCGTGGATTGGAATCCTGCAACAGCCATGGTGCCTTTTGGCTCCGCGTTCCCTCCGGACCAAGTCGATGCCAACATCGCCGCCATTCTAACCTTCATCCGCCAGTCCTGGGGGAATAAGGCGCCGCCCATCAAACTGGAAGATGTGAAACGCGTCCGCGAGGAAACCAAAGATCGCGCCGCGCCGTGGACCATGGACGAACTGCTGAAGATTCCGGAGACGCAGTAG
- a CDS encoding Pyrrolo-quinoline quinone, which translates to MRASLTSLLLSLLTFAATNLPAAEGASNWPRWRGPHDNGSTEHGSYPAKWDASSNLLWKTPLPGKGCSTPIVWDQRIVLTAPANGQDAVLAFDWSGKLLWQTSLGPENPGKHQNGSGSNPSPVTDGQGIFVYFKSGNLAAIEFDGKVRWKTNLVERFGKDTLFWDHGTSPVLTERDVVVARMHHGDSWLAAFDKRTGQIHWKVARNYETPVEGDHSYASPTVIRHQEKEAVLVLGGEHLTAHDATDGKVIWSCGEFNPKARSYLPVVASALVAGEIAVVPYGRDKDSTVHGIKLGGSGDVTHSHRVWKREDTGAFVPTPAAYKGRVYFVRDRGEVECLDPAIGKSLWKGELPKHRSSYYASPSVADGKLYATREDGVVFVASVDGKFEILSENNMGERVIASPVPVANRLLIRGEKHLFCIAAK; encoded by the coding sequence ACGAATTTGCCCGCTGCTGAAGGCGCATCCAACTGGCCGCGCTGGAGAGGGCCGCACGACAACGGCAGTACTGAACACGGAAGTTATCCTGCCAAATGGGATGCCAGCTCGAACCTTCTCTGGAAAACGCCGCTGCCCGGCAAGGGTTGCTCGACGCCTATTGTCTGGGACCAACGCATCGTGCTCACGGCGCCGGCCAACGGCCAGGATGCCGTGCTGGCGTTCGATTGGTCGGGGAAACTTCTCTGGCAAACGTCCCTGGGACCTGAGAATCCGGGCAAACATCAAAACGGTTCAGGAAGCAATCCTTCGCCCGTCACGGATGGCCAGGGGATTTTTGTCTATTTCAAGAGCGGCAATCTCGCAGCGATCGAATTCGACGGCAAAGTCCGCTGGAAAACCAATCTGGTCGAGCGCTTCGGCAAAGACACGCTCTTCTGGGATCACGGCACGTCGCCCGTGTTGACCGAGCGAGACGTCGTCGTGGCCCGAATGCACCATGGAGATTCGTGGCTGGCGGCATTCGACAAGCGCACGGGCCAGATTCATTGGAAGGTGGCCCGGAATTATGAGACCCCGGTGGAAGGCGATCACAGTTACGCTTCGCCGACGGTGATTCGCCATCAGGAGAAGGAAGCGGTGCTGGTTTTGGGCGGAGAACATCTGACCGCGCACGACGCCACCGACGGAAAAGTGATTTGGTCGTGCGGGGAGTTCAATCCGAAGGCGCGGAGTTATCTGCCGGTCGTGGCGTCGGCGCTCGTGGCGGGCGAGATCGCTGTGGTTCCTTATGGGCGGGACAAGGATTCCACGGTCCACGGCATTAAGCTGGGTGGGAGCGGTGACGTGACCCACTCCCACCGCGTCTGGAAGCGCGAAGACACCGGAGCGTTCGTGCCGACGCCGGCAGCGTATAAAGGACGGGTCTATTTCGTGCGGGATCGCGGGGAGGTCGAATGTCTCGATCCGGCCATCGGAAAATCTCTCTGGAAGGGCGAGCTGCCGAAACATCGGTCCAGTTATTACGCCTCGCCGTCGGTCGCGGACGGAAAACTCTACGCCACGCGCGAGGACGGCGTCGTGTTTGTCGCGAGCGTGGACGGGAAATTCGAGATCCTTTCTGAAAACAACATGGGTGAACGCGTGATCGCCTCGCCCGTGCCGGTCGCAAACCGGTTGCTGATCCGGGGCGAGAAGCACTTGTTCTGCATCGCGGCGAAGTGA
- a CDS encoding cytochrome c encodes MRYFLLMFVLAGVLVVGVAGFRGSTSRKPPIEVFPDMDRQPKLRPQDRNSFFADGRSSRLPVQGTIARAAPFQGLINADANNPVYPFHEDAPVNSGLIAGTTNFVESIPFQITERLLDRGRDLYQIYCSPCHGATGDGNGVIKKIAMPTVANLHDARIIQMPDGQIYYAIKNGSPSQLMGPYAAQVSVEERWAIVAYARALQRSRLGSLEDVPESLRSTLAK; translated from the coding sequence ATGCGTTACTTTCTGCTCATGTTCGTGCTCGCAGGCGTGCTCGTGGTCGGAGTCGCCGGTTTTCGCGGCAGCACCTCGCGAAAACCTCCGATCGAGGTGTTCCCGGACATGGACCGCCAGCCCAAGCTTCGTCCACAGGACCGCAACAGCTTTTTTGCTGACGGCCGAAGCTCCCGCTTGCCGGTCCAGGGGACGATTGCCCGCGCCGCGCCCTTTCAAGGCTTGATCAACGCCGACGCCAACAATCCCGTTTACCCGTTCCACGAGGATGCGCCGGTGAATTCCGGACTGATCGCGGGCACGACCAATTTTGTCGAGTCCATCCCCTTCCAAATCACGGAACGGCTCTTGGATCGTGGCCGTGACCTCTACCAGATCTACTGCTCGCCATGCCACGGGGCGACCGGCGACGGCAACGGCGTGATCAAGAAGATCGCCATGCCGACCGTGGCGAACCTTCATGACGCACGGATCATCCAGATGCCGGACGGCCAGATTTATTACGCGATCAAGAATGGAAGTCCGAGCCAGTTGATGGGACCTTACGCCGCGCAGGTCTCCGTCGAGGAACGATGGGCGATTGTGGCTTACGCGCGGGCGCTGCAAAGGAGCCGATTAGGCAGCCTCGAAGACGTGCCCGAATCGCTCCGGTCAACCTTAGCCAAATAG
- a CDS encoding cytochrome-c oxidase, with protein MNQGPIIFLGVYLAMALSWLGMVFVPEMQLGRMQETTVPPAGARYPAPRNGLAQEGRDVYRANGCYYCHTQQVRARGFGADFERGWGARHSVAPDYLYDRPVMLGNLRVGPDLANIGVRQPDAATHLLHLYNPQITAKGSTMPPYKFLFEKRKISGSPSPEALKLSGEFAPEPGFEVVPKPEALALVAYLQSLRADVPLFEAPLPLPGKKPGASSTNQPPAGATNANPAPAGQPQAK; from the coding sequence ATGAATCAAGGCCCGATCATTTTTCTCGGCGTTTATCTGGCGATGGCGCTGTCCTGGCTGGGAATGGTGTTTGTCCCGGAAATGCAGCTTGGGCGCATGCAGGAGACGACCGTTCCTCCCGCGGGTGCGCGCTATCCTGCGCCGCGAAACGGCCTGGCTCAGGAAGGCCGTGACGTCTATCGCGCAAACGGGTGCTACTATTGCCACACACAACAAGTCCGCGCGCGGGGCTTCGGCGCGGATTTTGAGCGCGGCTGGGGCGCGCGCCACAGCGTGGCGCCGGACTACTTGTATGATCGCCCTGTGATGCTAGGGAACCTGCGCGTGGGGCCGGACCTGGCCAACATCGGCGTCCGCCAGCCGGATGCCGCAACGCATTTGCTGCACCTTTACAACCCGCAGATCACGGCCAAAGGTTCGACGATGCCGCCCTACAAATTCCTGTTCGAGAAACGGAAAATCAGCGGCTCGCCGTCACCAGAAGCCTTGAAACTCTCCGGCGAATTTGCCCCGGAGCCTGGATTCGAAGTCGTGCCGAAACCCGAAGCCCTCGCGCTCGTAGCTTACCTGCAAAGCCTGCGCGCCGACGTTCCACTTTTTGAAGCTCCTTTGCCGTTGCCTGGGAAGAAGCCTGGCGCTTCCAGCACGAACCAGCCTCCAGCGGGAGCCACGAACGCAAATCCAGCTCCGGCGGGCCAGCCTCAAGCGAAATGA
- a CDS encoding DUF3341 domain-containing protein produces the protein MSSPARAYGIIAEFDTPAAAMHAAEKVRDHGFTRWDVFTPYPVHGMDKAMGLRNSRVGWFTFIGGVTGYITGMLMIWYMNAHDYNITVGGKPMFSPIYSFPPAYELTILFGAFGSLFGMLFLNRLPKLYHPLLKTRRFVFVTHDKFFVVIECDDPKYSDTETRKLLESAGSKHLEVAEE, from the coding sequence ATGAGCAGCCCAGCCAGAGCCTACGGCATCATCGCCGAGTTCGACACGCCGGCCGCGGCGATGCACGCGGCGGAAAAAGTGCGCGACCACGGATTCACCCGCTGGGACGTCTTCACGCCTTATCCGGTGCATGGCATGGACAAGGCGATGGGGTTGCGCAATTCGCGAGTCGGCTGGTTCACCTTCATTGGGGGAGTGACCGGTTACATTACGGGCATGTTGATGATCTGGTACATGAACGCTCACGACTACAACATCACGGTCGGCGGCAAGCCCATGTTCAGCCCGATTTATTCCTTCCCGCCCGCTTACGAACTGACGATCCTGTTCGGCGCGTTTGGCTCGCTTTTCGGGATGCTGTTCCTCAATCGGCTGCCGAAGCTGTACCATCCGCTCCTGAAGACCCGGCGCTTTGTCTTCGTCACGCACGACAAATTCTTCGTTGTGATCGAGTGCGACGACCCGAAGTACTCCGACACTGAAACCCGCAAGTTGCTGGAATCGGCCGGCAGCAAGCACCTCGAGGTCGCGGAGGAATAG